Within Oreochromis aureus strain Israel breed Guangdong linkage group 19, ZZ_aureus, whole genome shotgun sequence, the genomic segment GTTATGAACATGGGGGGGATTATCCCTGCATGGGCGTGCACAACAGCAAGCAGACGATCTGGATAATCCCCTCACTGCCGGCAAACTTGAATGGTAAAACAGTCACAAGCAGTCCGCATTTTTATTTGATGCATGCTTTAATACAATAAATCTGATTGTTTGGGTTAAACATTATTGCATGGACTGAAAATACAACTTAACACCCACTGACTCTTTGGGGTATCTAAGTGGGAGCTGAGTCATCAAGAGATAAAAGAGCTCCAATAGTTACATGAAAGTACCGAAAATACTGTACAAAGCTTCACTGTGGAGACAAGACCTCACCTTATTTATGGGCCTCTCAGAGTCTGATAGCTTCAAATGTATTGAAGAATTAtgattgtttgaaaatgttggATCATTCCAGGAAAGAAAACTGCAACAACAGcacaaatgaacaaacaaagaaatcattaaacaGACAGTTGCAATGAAAGAGGGAGGCCATGAGAGTACCATGGGAGTCTACAGGGACTGATTTGCTTTTAGAGAAAGCCTCGAGTAGCCACTCCAAGAACTGGAGTGGTGCATAcgtaaaataatataataaccaCAGCCCGATGCTGCTGCTTTTTTCCAAGGATGTCAGTGTACTCTTTGTCCATGCTGAGCATTACAGGACATCTTTAGGTTACAGTTACCAGCATTAATTTAAACACCATATCTTCCTTTCAGTTTATAATTACAACATCTTAGAAAGGATACACCCACTGTCCAAAGTCCTTAGAGCAGACCGCCTCTTTTCTTTGATTATCTAGGCTGGCCTCAGTGTGGACGATATGTGTTAAAGGTAAGGTaaactggctgctgctgcttgtgCACGGACTATTTGGCTTTGTGTACAGTTTCATACTGAAAAAGCAAGTGAAATCTGCAGAAAACCAGGTGTTCCATGGGATCCAGCATAATGAGACTATGCCAAGGTAAAGTAATGTCTGAAATTTAATCCATGTCAAAGTGAACATGCCAtctttattgcatttattttattttcatgttaatATAACTCATACATTTCTGTTGcaggtttattttgatgcatcaGTGAAAATGGGTATGTGTAAATTTTTGcatattattaaaaatgaacaaGTAAGCAGTAAAAAAATGAGCAGAATTATGAAGAAACTCACAGAGTGACCCCACTCCACTGAACCCTTCTGCATATTGAATCCCTTGCATCCTGcctatttcagttttttttccttgggTTAGATTTCAGATATGCATGCACTACTTCCATGgttaaataaaccaaacatattATATCTTGTCTGCACTGAAACTTGAGAGGAAGGTTTTTGTTATTGAGGACATGGAGGGGATCAGTGGAAACCAGGTGAAATCCCACACCTGAATCTGACCGCGGTCAGGCCTGATAggtaacaggaagaaagctcaCTTGTGCTGATTTTTAATTAGAAGTCCTTTTGGTTTGACAGTGTAACTGAGCCCATGTGCAAATCTCTTGGTTCCTGCAGACTAAGATGACCTATATGACCTAATATGACCCAGGTCAATTTGACCTACTTTGACCTACTCCCTTAATTAACTTTCATATCAAATTTTGAACTACAGATCTATTTAGAATGTATAAATACCTGACATTAAGACATGGATGAAGAATGCTTAATTAATAAGaattaatgagtttttgaaCATCTACTGTTGCATGATATCATGTCCTGTTTTACCTAAGACATGATAaccttcacctgttgcctactggtggtggtcagtgggcccagtggcgccagtgtccggcagcctcgcctctgtcagtgcagcccagggcagctgtggctacaatgtagcttaccatcaccagtgtatgaatgggtgaatgactgaatgtagtgtaaagcgctttggggtccttagggactaagtaaagcgctatacaaatacaggccatttaccataaaaattgtaatctttttgtcttctgttttaaattttcatttttcaaattaCAAACACGATTATTTTGCATGTCCTATCGGTCAATGTGGAGTCACTTTGAGTATCTTTGTAGCTATTTTGCATCTCTAACGTTGCCTTTTGTCACAGTCACAGAAGAGCTGGTCTGTACCTGTGCATTATTTCCTGCTTAATTTATTCAGTCTCTGTTTCATCTGAAGCCTCCATAGACATTTAGTTCCTCACATCCTGCCTCTAAGTAAAAATGTCATAATCCTCAAATGTAACTTTTTCCAAATTACTGTCTGTTCTCTATTTACTAACAGAATTTCAAACTAGTGCTGGAAACGTCAACAGTGGTTTGAAAATCAGCAGACCAGCCGATCAACGCCTAACAGATATACAAATCCCCACAAGTGTGACTACAGCCTCATTTCTGAAGGTAAATTGTTGATCGTATTGGCTATAGACCATTTTTGTCCACTGTAATCAGCAAATAATGTGCCCGCATCATAGTCAGAGGACTTTAGAAGCACTGGCAAAGCATACATTTATGTTTCTTCTGTAACTTCTGTAACATCCACACCTAACCGTGTTTGCACATGTGGATTCATATGTTCAGTGTGGATCCTAGTGAAAAGTGATCTCTGCCTGCCTCTTAGCATACAGCACTAACACCAGCTCAGAGGAAGTATCTGTACAGCATTGCAGCTTCCTATAGCACTGAGCATGTCCGGAGCCTCGTCACCCAGCACTACATGAACGTGCAGTACAGGTGTATACGAGCAGGTGAgaagaaccaaaacaaaataaaataaataaaattcaaatgtaaCTTCTTGTTATACGCTATGTCTATGTTTTTCTAAACAATTTGTAAATCACTTTCACTGCTAAGCATCTGACTTAACCTGTCACAATCCTTTACAGTGAGTCAGTGAGCAACATAACGGCTTTCACACTGTGGTTTGTTTTGtatctttgttttgtctttgtgccaaatcatagactACAACCACAAACAAGACTTACTTGAGGCTTCTGTAGCCTCACCTGGGAACGACAGAGAGGATCATCTATCAAAAACGCAATCAGAAGTTTCTTCAAGGTCAAAAAACAAGAGCAAGATCAGTGCTAGACTTTCTGGAAAACCCTCTCTCCCAAAGAACAAAGAAGCCAGGTGAGACGTGGGCTATCAAGTGATAgcttaagttacaatattttaaatatcCTAAGGATCATCACTTTATTTTATCCCACCTTATTTCCCTTTTAATGTGTCTGCCTAACAGCCTTACACATCTGAACTAGTCTGCACATGTAGATAATTatagttgtcacacatggaggTTTTGAAAGCACTTAACAAGCAGCTCATTTCCATGTTTACTTTTCAGACTTGCAAAGAgttaaaatgaaaactttttgCCACAATATTTAGctcatctttatattttttaaaatgtaaaatataagaACCATCATTTCATGGTAATTTATACTGTAAAGTTCCCAATACATTATAGATAGGAACTCCAGAATCCCAAGCAAACAACTGGCAAcagtgtggagaaaaaaaaaaaaaaatccccttgGGTTGGAAATTACCGACTAAGgaaagcaaagagagaaaaacactgagaaaggaaaaacaacaaaaggaaaaactattaatttaaaaaacataaataatattatttaatgATAAAGAATTCTCAGTTcaatgcagttttatttatatgctgcaaaatcacaacagcagttgcatcaaagtgctttatattgtaaggttaagatcttacaataatacagagaactTAAGAAGACTTCATTCAAAATGAGAACAttgaaaatagtttttaaaaagaaagagaagtcaATAAAACTTTTAATGTAACATATCTGAAATTGCAGGTCCTTTAATACATCTGCATCAACACATAGAAAGGCTAAGAAGGGGACATtgtcacaaacacagagaaggAAAAGTCCAAGGAGTAAGTCAGCAAAACATTTGGAATTATTTGGAGCTTTCTtcaaaaatgttatattttagtttACAATCATCTGTGAACTAAAAATTCACTGGACACTGTAATTAATTACACCCGTTCAACTGCTCATAAACACAAATACATGGCAATATGCACGCATAAACTCGCAAGTGGTGCCAAGTCACTGCATTAAGGCATGCACACATGGTTAaataacctgctgaagttcaaactgaggctCAGAATAAGGAAGAAAGGTGACTTTTGTAACTTTGAACATGGCATAGTTTTTGGTGACAGAAATGGCTTCAGAAATGGCTGATCTaatgggattttcccacacagcatCTCTAGGCTTTACAGAGAATGTTTGAAAACGAAAGTATTCAGTGAGAGGCAAAATGAAAATGCCTTGTAAATGCCAGAGGTcaaaggagaatggccagaccaatttaagctgataggaaggcaacagtaactcacaAATCAGATTGTTTCAACCCAGATATGCGGAAGAGCATCTCTAAATATACAACACATCAAACTTTGAGGCacatgggctacagcagcagactgGGTGACTCTCCTgtagctaagaacaggaaactgatggCTCACCAAAATTAGACAACAGAAGACTGAAAAAAGGTTGTCAAGTCTGATGGGTCTCAATTTCTGATGCAAAGTTCACGTCAGAGTTTGGAGTatacaacatgaaagcatggctcCATACTGCCTTGGATCAACAGTATAGGTAGATGCTAGTGCGAGGATAtcattgtttcatgtttttcttggcacacttttggTCTTTAGTACTAGCCGAGCATTGTgtaaatgccacagcctacctggGTATTGTTAACCATGTCTGACCCTTTATGAGCGCTACATCCCCATGATAGGGTATCATGTTATAAATCatgtcaaactggtttcttgaacatgacgatgagttcactgtactcaaatggcctccactgtcaccagatctcagtcaaGTAGAGGAATTTTTGTAGTGAGATGGGAGATTTACATCATGGATGTTTAGCAACATGGACCAAAGCCTCTGAGCgatgtttccagcactttgttgaaACTTTGCCACAGAGAATCAGCAGTCAGTCCAATCCACTATGAGCAAGGTGTACATAATAAGGCAGCCAGTGAGAGTATGCCAGTTATCAAGAATATTATCAACTATCTTATACATATTCGCTTTCCTCTGTAGAgttaaacatttcattttttgcCAGGAGCCAGGATCAGACTGTCAGATGAGGAAGAAGAGCAGGGAAGACCTACTGATTCTCTGAGTGAATGTCTGAGCTCACTCTCTGTGGGAGGATGGGATGGTGACAGCTTATCTGATTTGTGATTCTTTTATAATAATATAGTGAAGCTTTCTGCTACTTAAACGCTacaaaattcagtttccagtataaatactgtatatactgatCAGACACTACTGGTGTTTAAAGGAAAGCTTCAAGAATTTTGAATTTAGATTTTCACTTGCATCTAGAAATTGTTTACAGTTATCTGGATCATgcattatttgtatttgtagaAATAAATACTCTGTATGTGAGCTTCTAAATGTACAGCTGTGTCTGAGTTTTGTGTTGTTAGAATTCCTCCTTATCAGAATGTGTTACTGTttatcttttttcatttttttaagcctATTTAAGCTTTAAAGTATGTTTTATGCATCTGCAAGATCAGTTTTTGTAAgatgtaaagatgaagttaatGTAGCGCCCTCTGTGACTGGGGGAAAGCCTTTGGAAGACTTGATTTCCATGAAGTCACGTGATCGCTACCGTTAAAGAGAGGAATAATGGGAGGTGATTGCGAGTGCCTGTGCTGGCGTGCTTAGTGCTTGGTGCTGGCCACAGGCTCATTAGTATTCATAGCAGATACTGTTTCTTTGGCTGCTTTGGCTGCTTTGGCTGCTTTAAAGAAgagtttgttttcttctttcaaaaTAATGAAGTGTTTTAATTTCATTGGCTCAATGAAGCCGACgtggatttttttcttagtgTTAATGGAAAAAGTtaagccttttttcccttttttttgccGCTAGCGCAGGTTTCCCATTGTTGATATGAAACAGATGTTTTGGGACGCATTAGTTGCATAAGTACCTCTGGAATTCAGGAAAGTTTAAAATCTTCAAATTCTTCGCGTGTACTCGACGTCCTGCATGGATGAAAACTCTCTGAGAGAGGCATGGCATTGATGATATGCTGATGTCTGATaactgtattatttttttattttcacttgcaaTAAACTCATTGACATCTATGTTCTCCATGTGCGATTCTTAAATGTATATGTTTATAGTTGTGTGTGACTGTCTCTTTTGTTTTATCCGGTTAGGAACTTGTATTTTCACTTTAATAGTCGCTGCTATTAATTTCTACTCatctgttttacagtcctgtgcaAAACTCTTTAGCCATCCCATCATTTCTTGATATTTTGCAAGAAAAGGCAGCTTTCCTGTCATTTCTTTAgtgttcaggaatagttctccgggCTTTTTAAAGGACATTCTCGTCTGTTGGCTGTTGTTTCTTCTGTTCTCTgccaagatgatcccacactgcttcagtaatgttctGGTGTGGGGTTTGGGGAAGGCCAGTTAATGACTGATGGGTGTTTTTCTGTCTGGGTATCCTTTTACTGAATTGGCAGCGTTTAGGATTATTgtcctgctgaaaaatgaaagtgctgccaatcagatgctttctaCATTGTTTTAAATGGTGGATTAAAGTCTGATGATACTTTTCTGCTTTCACATTTCTGTTAACTTTTCACAAGTGgctgatttgaaccaaaaatttcaGATTTCGACTCACCACACcttaagacctgttgccactgattttcagtccacttATTCATCAACTGAAGAGTCTCtagtcctgtgtcaggtctttgctagattttttttttcttccttattTCTTAAAGATGTTTGTCATATCCAAAAAATGTATGCTGTAAATAGATATTTTTAgacctgccacttcttcttttgtcttctaCTGGTCCAGTTTCCCCAAATTTGTCAAGGCCACAcagcacaccatgctgagatatgccaagtttttaaCTGATAGCTTTTTAGGAATCACATTCTTtcgtgcaaaaatacaatttcatgTCTGTCAGACTGTTTTCTTGGGCATTTTTCGTAGATTTgccaagttgtctgttatgtgtagacacaaaaCTGGCTCATCACTTGAGTTAGGGgccttttttttaactattatttAAGGTAACCTGAAACCTTATGCAGCCTGTCCATGTTTGCCATGGCCCCGCCAATGATGTTAATATGTGGTTCAAAACAATTTTAATAATCATTTCCACCTTTTTGTAATCATGATTTGTACCAGGTGTGttatttaacctcctaggacctgccgtccacatatgtggacatcacattttgggttatttagaccaaaatactcaattttgctctacaaggacattatactgctactgttctattaAAAtcttaaacgaatatcctcttatgtggctcttatttttcttaaaaacaaaaataaggtaaaaaaaaaaaaaatctggcaattctttgtttttacattcatcgggccccaatatgcccaaatatcaaagagaaattaaaaatgcatgtcgtggaagagttcaggtcttaggaggttaatggGGGCATAACTAGAATGTTAGACAACACTATAATATATGCAAAGATGATCATAATTTCCTTTGTGGCAAAAATCAGTGCTTTGCAATTTTCAGAGACGCAAACAGCTTTGAGTGTAAAAGAGCGAGTTCAAGTAGCCTGAAATCAGGAACAGGGAGGCTTTTTTCTGTCCGTATGGTATCACAAAGTTTCAGTATTATCTGGATTAATACTTAGGGgatttctttttcaaataaGCACGTTGAGTTATCCTCAAAGTTTTCAAGACAGAAGagtaaaagtataaataaattaGAATTTCCCAAATGAAATACCGAAACACTATTTATGCATGGCTGTTACTGCTGTCAATATAATTTAACACACAGCAACAGATGGAGTGAAATTACATCTTTATTGtgggaaagaaatgaaaaaaaggaggCTAACTACAGGAAGCAATGGCCTGTTACATGTACAGGACATGAGGAGGGTGtttattaaaacaacaacaaaacaaaagaaacccaaaaagaaaaaaaaaaaatggcacccAATATTATTGCATTCTCTACAGTTACCAAAAGACAGCTCAGGTATAAGCAAATGCTGatgacatataaacaatataaTACACAGGTCTTTTAGAGTTAACTTACAGAAGTCTGCTATAGCATTAACACTGTGGTGACTCTGAGGGAGCTGCCGCCCCCTGGTGGACAGGAATGAAATATAAACTGAGCCTTGTTAATGcaattttttctccttctccttgTGCTCTCCTTTAAGATTTCTTGTACTCAATTCGCTCCACCTTGACGTCATCGCCGATCAGCTGATAAACGTACGTGACCACTGTAGATGCCTGGATGTCCATTAATACAAAAGAGGGGATGATGTTGCtgtgaaagagaaaacagatgcATTTCTTTAATTACACCCAGTTTAATGAAAAAAACTTTAACTACAAACACCTCAGAATTAAAAACATCCACAGCAGTGTTTCTTTCCTAGAAGATCTGTGTTAAACATAAATGCTTTGAGCAGGATTTACAGAATTTTAGTTGCTGCCATTACGTCTGTGTGGAGAAAGAAAATTCAGAGACAAATATCTAAAAACCTCAAACATGAATGCAGAACTATCTGCATGGAGATCTGTTATGCAACATGagcaaaaatctgtttttgttatAATTTGGGAAAACTAGTTCATGTTAAAAGATGCCATAATTTAGCTTGAAGCAATCACAGTTTTCTTagttgctgatgatcagttctCCAATTAGAATTAGTTATCAAAATATGAAATCGTTCCAAATATTCT encodes:
- the LOC116331045 gene encoding protein FAM216A isoform X2, with translation MEFQTSAGNVNSGLKISRPADQRLTDIQIPTSVTTASFLKHTALTPAQRKYLYSIAASYSTEHVRSLVTQHYMNVQYRCIRADYNHKQDLLEASVASPGNDREDHLSKTQSEVSSRSKNKSKISARLSGKPSLPKNKEARSQDQTVR
- the LOC116331045 gene encoding protein FAM216A isoform X1, translated to MEFQTSAGNVNSGLKISRPADQRLTDIQIPTSVTTASFLKHTALTPAQRKYLYSIAASYSTEHVRSLVTQHYMNVQYRCIRADYNHKQDLLEASVASPGNDREDHLSKTQSEVSSRSKNKSKISARLSGKPSLPKNKEARSFNTSASTHRKAKKGTLSQTQRRKSPRRARIRLSDEEEEQGRPTDSLSECLSSLSVGGWDGDSLSDL